Proteins from one Monodelphis domestica isolate mMonDom1 chromosome 6, mMonDom1.pri, whole genome shotgun sequence genomic window:
- the LOC130455248 gene encoding serine/arginine repetitive matrix protein 1-like: MRTEKARGSSFATPEQSGAPGSRPPVGHGQLKGSPVQARPREGIAGRRSLNLTRSTPTVRGRRQSRNTALGAGPGPLDLGRNRHSPLPRRGSGSQEQAGTPHRSEEKSPKTGKRAGGDSSPTSPKRAERGEDPERNATRGKKTKGRPQRHQEERAEDGGRAATRRRRAARGNDHFPPAERFRRRTETGSGPPHSTTTAPKPKARLGFFCTPARLPHSQQQPEHFSPLVCRHNHPFVDEKITCRTTGGNLKIAPSPWNSDPDSPGNLDPIGLPDWSRSPRKRNATAPSVSGRPGHDPHKPQEGGRPAGSPARGRYRVASRTRPPETKSPLSPPETKSPLSPPETKSPLSPPETKSLLWFSLLLPRPGDPGLHSHSPNPTRPSTFRKDNVFVF; the protein is encoded by the exons ATGCGCACAGAGAAGGCACGAGGCTCCTCCTTCGCCACCCCAGAGCAGAGCGGGGCACCCGGGAGCCGACCGCCCGTCGGTCACGGGCAACTCAAAGGCTCCCCCGTACAAGCCCGACCACGGGAAGGCATCGCGGGAAGGCGATCG CTCAACCTCACCCGCAGCACCCCCACCGTTCGAGGCCGCCGCCAAAGCAGAAACACGGCCCTAGGAGCAGGGCCCGGTCCACTCGACTTGGGCAGGAACCgccactcccccctccccaggcGGGGCAGCGGGAGCCAGGAACAGGCGG GGACACCACATCGATCCGAGGAGAAATCCCCAAAGACGGGAAAGAGGGCGGGAGGGGACAGCAGCCCAACGAGCCCAAAACGGGCCGAGAGAGGAGAGGACCCAGAGCGGAACGCCACCCggggaaaaaaaaccaagggCCGACCCCAACGCCACCAAGAGGAGAGAGCGGAAGACGGGGGCCGGGCGGCAACCCGGAGGCGCCGCGCGGCCCGAGGCAACGACCACTTCCCACCAGCCGAGAGGTTCCGGAGAAGGACCGAGACCGGCAGCGGACCGCCTCACAGCACGACAACGGCCCCAAAACCAAAAGCACGGCTTGGCTTTTTCTGCACACCGGCTCGTCTTCCCCATTCCCAACAACAGCCAGAGCACTTCTCCCCACTAGTCTGCAGGCACAATCACCCGTTTGTTGACGAAAAAATTACGTGCCGCACCACCGGGGGAAATTTGAAAATCGCGCCAAGCCCATGGAACTCTGACCCGGATAGCCCCGGCAATCTCGACCCCATCGGACTTCCGGACTGGAGCAGATCACCGAGAAAACGCAACGCCACCGCGCCAAGCGTCAGTGGGCGTCCGGGGCACGACCCCCACAAGCCCCAGGAAGGAGGGCGACCCGCGGGGAGCCCCGCAAGGGGGCGCTACAGAGTCGCCTCTCGCACAAGGCCGCCAGAGACTAAGTCCCCACTTTCGCCGCCAGAGACTAAGTCCCCACTTTCGCCGCCAGAGACTAAGTCCCCACTTTCGCCGCCAGAGACTAAGTCCCTGCTCTGGTTTTCGCTGCTGCTGCCGCGGCCGGGAGACCCAGGTCTTCATTCTCACAGTCCGAATCCCACCCGTCCCTCCACCTTCCGGAAGGACAACGTCTTCGTCTTCTGA